Proteins from one Candidatus Izemoplasmatales bacterium genomic window:
- a CDS encoding ABC transporter ATP-binding protein/permease: MISLSHVQKFYNKGKQNFIHVVNDTSLTFPEVGLVAITGPSGCGKTTLLNIIGGLDSFDSGKIVFDGETIERYDPKRIDALRNKYVGYIFQNYNLIVDKTVYENVEAALNIAGLFDKKAVEERINYVLRSVGMYNFRKRNVQALSGGQQQRVAIARAIAKNPKVVLADEPTGNLDANNTFEIMGIIKKISQTCLVILVSHERELVDFYADRVIEIADGKVAKDELNEGNRTLEHVDDRNVYLLDLEKETGVSPVPVTFYHKGDVPAGIDLKVIHFNNTLYVKADASVKVKYLADDSEIRLLEEHYKKPETEDIAKSSFDLAQFGAVEREAGRGSFIRFRDSLLSGFRKILGQRKFFRRIFLIAYFLISALTVYNLASFGNLTKVDPSEFMTTGKDLVDVTIKQGMSYADVLAIVADTSAVGVSPYVSLLPVGVTAEDYYQGSGNQAMAAYTQGFPVPVSRLGTYEMEAGAMPANNREIAVDVWIADAILKQKAVLDLGVDTYEELLGATVSYGYYTSGIPLTIVGVVASDAPVLVLTDANILAFSETLSAYNAVPYGTATGHYDIVAGADIAASDEIVAAADTGMTIGEDLMIAGSSVTIVGLYESDETYGYVFNDSLSMKLTIQNRLSSGEGSSLLFYADDVDLAAGEIAALDYEAADAYGTARSRYVAETRAAVAGRITTILVTLGGIVVYIFFMTRSSMLGRIKEIGIYRSIGATKGDIYKIFVSEILAFTAIGSLPGYLIMTYVVGEIEKTFGMISSIFYFPLHLFLLGIVGIFAINVIFGMIPIFSLLRKTPSEINAKYDI, from the coding sequence ATGATCTCCCTGTCCCATGTCCAGAAATTCTACAACAAAGGCAAGCAGAACTTCATCCACGTCGTGAACGACACTTCCCTGACGTTCCCCGAGGTCGGCCTCGTCGCCATCACCGGTCCGTCCGGATGCGGCAAGACGACGCTCCTCAACATCATCGGCGGACTCGATTCCTTCGACTCCGGGAAGATCGTCTTCGACGGCGAGACGATCGAGCGCTACGATCCGAAGCGGATCGACGCGCTACGCAACAAGTACGTCGGCTACATCTTCCAGAACTACAACCTGATCGTCGACAAGACCGTCTACGAGAACGTCGAGGCGGCCCTCAACATCGCCGGCCTCTTCGACAAGAAGGCGGTCGAGGAGCGCATCAACTACGTGCTCCGCAGCGTCGGCATGTACAACTTCCGCAAGCGCAACGTCCAGGCGCTCTCCGGCGGCCAGCAGCAGCGCGTCGCGATCGCCCGCGCGATCGCCAAGAACCCGAAGGTGGTGCTCGCCGACGAGCCGACCGGCAACCTCGACGCCAACAACACCTTCGAGATCATGGGCATCATCAAGAAGATCAGCCAGACCTGTCTCGTGATCCTCGTCTCGCACGAGCGCGAACTCGTCGACTTCTACGCCGACCGGGTCATCGAGATCGCCGACGGAAAGGTCGCGAAGGACGAGCTGAACGAAGGCAACCGCACCCTCGAACACGTCGACGACCGCAACGTCTACCTCCTCGACCTCGAGAAGGAGACGGGCGTTTCGCCGGTTCCGGTGACCTTCTACCACAAGGGCGACGTCCCCGCCGGAATCGACCTCAAGGTCATCCATTTCAACAACACCCTCTATGTCAAGGCGGATGCCTCGGTCAAGGTGAAATACCTCGCCGACGACTCCGAGATCCGCCTCCTCGAGGAACATTACAAGAAACCGGAGACCGAGGACATCGCCAAGTCGTCGTTCGACCTCGCCCAGTTCGGCGCGGTCGAGCGCGAGGCCGGACGCGGATCGTTCATCCGCTTCCGAGACAGCCTCCTGTCGGGATTCCGCAAGATCCTCGGCCAGCGCAAGTTCTTCCGCCGCATCTTCCTGATCGCCTATTTTCTCATCTCCGCGCTCACCGTCTACAACCTCGCTTCCTTCGGAAACCTCACGAAGGTCGACCCGTCCGAGTTCATGACGACGGGGAAGGACCTCGTCGACGTCACGATCAAGCAGGGAATGTCGTACGCCGACGTCCTTGCGATCGTCGCCGACACGTCCGCCGTCGGCGTCTCGCCGTACGTCTCGCTGTTGCCCGTCGGCGTCACCGCCGAGGACTACTACCAGGGCAGCGGCAATCAGGCGATGGCCGCCTACACGCAGGGGTTCCCGGTTCCGGTCTCGCGTCTGGGCACCTACGAGATGGAAGCCGGCGCGATGCCCGCGAACAACCGCGAGATCGCCGTCGACGTCTGGATCGCCGATGCGATCCTGAAGCAGAAGGCGGTCCTCGACCTCGGCGTCGACACCTACGAGGAACTCCTCGGGGCGACCGTCTCCTACGGCTACTACACGAGCGGAATCCCGCTCACGATCGTCGGCGTCGTCGCTTCCGACGCTCCCGTCCTGGTCCTAACGGACGCGAACATCCTCGCGTTCTCGGAGACCCTTTCCGCCTACAACGCCGTGCCGTACGGCACTGCGACCGGGCATTACGACATCGTCGCGGGCGCGGACATCGCCGCGTCCGACGAGATCGTCGCGGCCGCGGATACCGGGATGACGATCGGCGAAGACCTGATGATCGCCGGCTCGTCGGTCACGATCGTCGGCCTATATGAAAGCGACGAGACCTACGGCTACGTCTTCAACGATTCGCTGTCGATGAAACTGACGATCCAGAACCGGCTTTCCTCCGGCGAGGGATCCAGCCTCCTCTTCTATGCCGACGACGTCGACCTCGCCGCCGGCGAGATCGCGGCGCTCGACTACGAGGCCGCCGACGCCTACGGCACCGCCCGCAGCCGCTATGTCGCTGAGACCCGCGCGGCCGTCGCCGGCCGCATCACGACGATCCTCGTGACCCTCGGCGGCATCGTCGTCTACATCTTCTTCATGACGCGGTCGTCGATGCTCGGACGGATCAAGGAGATCGGCATCTACCGCTCGATCGGCGCCACCAAGGGCGACATCTACAAGATCTTCGTCTCCGAGATCCTCGCCTTCACGGCGATCGGCTCGCTGCCCGGGTATCTGATCATGACCTACGTCGTGGGCGAGATCGAGAAGACCTTCGGGATGATCTCGTCGATCTTCTACTTCCCGCTTCACCTCTTCCTCCTCGGCATCGTCGGGATCTTCGCGATCAACGTCATCTTCGGCATGATCCCGATCTTCTCGCTCCTCCGCAAGACGCCTTCGGAGATCAACGCCAAGTACGACATTTGA